One Paenibacillus sp. FSL W8-0186 genomic window carries:
- a CDS encoding ABC transporter substrate-binding protein, whose product MKRSFLVVILAGLLVGLLGGCAANDGSTAKSDTIRIGLAAPISGTQAQYGQAFKNGAELAAAQINDAGGIDGKKVEIVVQDDKGDSNEAVNVANKFVSDKSILAVVGHFNSSATLATAPVYNKNKIVEISPSSSAPGVTNAGEYTFRVITTDAFQADYLASWSKELGYSKVALIYEQSDFGLGLLDVYQKSAPANNIEVVAAEAYNPGDKDFSTILTKIKDKQPEAIFIGGFYNEAALISQQAKKLNLSVDFIGVDSLYSEALLELGGESVEGFKLIGFFFPGGDNEEATKFAADYEAAYSSQPDTYAAYSYVATSVVIEAIKEKGADRESIKTYLETLKDYKGATGVLSFDENGDVETIPSKLTVQGGKFELYK is encoded by the coding sequence ATGAAGAGGTCTTTTTTGGTAGTTATATTGGCAGGATTGCTTGTCGGTCTGTTGGGCGGTTGCGCCGCAAATGACGGATCGACGGCTAAGAGCGATACGATTCGGATTGGCCTTGCGGCGCCGATTTCCGGAACGCAGGCTCAATATGGACAGGCCTTCAAGAATGGCGCTGAACTGGCCGCAGCTCAAATCAACGACGCAGGCGGAATCGATGGCAAGAAGGTGGAGATCGTCGTTCAGGACGATAAAGGCGATTCCAACGAGGCTGTCAACGTAGCGAACAAATTCGTATCGGACAAGAGCATCCTGGCTGTCGTTGGCCACTTCAACAGCTCGGCTACGCTGGCAACGGCACCTGTATACAACAAAAATAAAATTGTCGAAATTTCCCCGTCCTCCAGTGCGCCTGGCGTAACGAATGCGGGTGAATACACCTTCCGGGTAATTACGACGGATGCGTTCCAAGCTGATTATTTGGCAAGCTGGTCCAAGGAGCTTGGATACAGCAAGGTTGCTTTAATTTATGAACAATCTGACTTTGGCCTCGGACTACTGGACGTTTATCAAAAATCTGCTCCAGCCAACAATATCGAGGTTGTGGCGGCAGAAGCCTATAACCCTGGCGACAAGGATTTCAGCACAATTCTGACGAAGATTAAGGACAAGCAGCCAGAGGCTATCTTTATCGGCGGATTCTATAACGAGGCGGCTCTCATCTCGCAGCAGGCGAAGAAGCTCAATCTGAGCGTTGATTTTATCGGTGTTGACAGCTTGTATTCCGAAGCTCTGCTTGAGCTTGGCGGGGAATCCGTGGAAGGCTTCAAGCTGATCGGCTTCTTCTTCCCGGGCGGAGACAATGAGGAGGCAACGAAGTTTGCCGCGGATTATGAAGCGGCGTACAGCAGCCAGCCGGATACCTATGCAGCTTATTCCTATGTCGCAACTTCGGTGGTCATCGAGGCAATCAAGGAGAAGGGCGCAGACAGAGAGAGCATCAAGACCTACCTGGAAACCTTGAAGGATTACAAAGGAGCGACCGGCGTCCTGAGCTTTGACGAGAACGGCGACGTTGAGACGATTCCTTCTAAATTGACGGTGCAAGGCGGAAAGTTCGAACTTTATAAATAA